One region of Cucurbita pepo subsp. pepo cultivar mu-cu-16 chromosome LG03, ASM280686v2, whole genome shotgun sequence genomic DNA includes:
- the LOC111791500 gene encoding BAHD acyltransferase BIA1-like: MEVKVLSRETIIPSSPTPPHLKSFKLSLLDQLSPMLYTPLLFFYPITKTYDPKPTMATLKDSLSQTLTRFYLLAGRIVGKSIHCTDQGAVFIEASVSCNMSDILKQPNNEVLRKLLPCSLLCCNPAEESPQVVVQANIFSCGGIAISLCLLHKLMDGATFTSFLTSWASTNKGSLDSSSNMICYDYKAFSSLFPQTNILPFHQKLPKPANRKRCLRRFVFGSKSLLNLKAKAESRGVPNPSCVEALTGFIWKHGMMAADCQGSSTLSHVVNLRGRMKPALPEVSVGNIMWGAVAHSSAMERMELRALVGLVRESFEEINKDYIERMLIGSDKGFEAVLKFVGEMNKWGMSNYYFCTSWRNMKLNEVDFWWGRPAWIAIAGDTNELMANVIVLVDSVMGDGIEAWILLDEQEMEILEQNPQFLEFALLNPSIHLSDED, encoded by the coding sequence atggagGTTAAAGTTTTGTCGAGAGAAACAATCATCCCTTCATCCCCAACACCTCCACACCTTAAAAGCTTCAAACTTTCACTTCTAGATCAGCTATCTCCCATGCTTTATACACCACTTTTGTTCTTCTATCCCATCACTAAGACCTATGATCCAAAGCCCACCATGGCTACACTAAAGGATTCATTATCACAAACACTTACTCGTTTCTACTTATTGGCTGGAAGAATCGTGGGCAAATCCATCCATTGTACCGACCAAGGAGCTGTCTTTATTGAAGCCAGTGTCAGCTGCAACATGTCTGACATCCTCAAACAACCAAACAACGAGGTTTTAAGGAAGCTCCTCCCATGCTCTTTGTTGTGTTGTAACCCAGCTGAAGAGTCACCTCAAGTTGTGGTTCAAGCCAACATCTTCAGCTGCGGTGGCATTGCCATCTCGCTTTGTCTCTTGCACAAGCTCATGGATGGAGCCACTTTCACCTCTTTCCTAACATCTTGGGCTTCCACAAATAAAGGGTCTTTGGATTCATCTTCAAacatgatatgttatgattaCAAAGCATTCTCTTCTCTGTTCCCACAAACAAATATATTGCCTTTTCATCAAAAACTCCCTAAACCCGCGAATCGAAAGCGTTGTTTACGAAGATTCGTGTTCGGATCGAAATCATTACTAAACCTAAAAGCTAAAGCGGAATCGAGGGGTGTCCCGAATCCAAGCTGTGTCGAAGCGTTGACCGGGTTTATTTGGAAACATGGCATGATGGCTGCTGATTGTCAAGGCTCATCGACTTTGTCTCATGTTGTGAACTTGAGAGGGAGAATGAAGCCGGCATTGCCTGAAGTGTCTGTGGGGAACATTATGTGGGGCGCGGTGGCTCATTCTTCAGCGATGGAGCGCATGGAGCTGAGGGCGTTGGTGGGTTTGGTGAGAGAATCATTTGAAGAAATCAACAAGGATTATATTGAACGGATGTTGATTGGATCAGATAAAGGATTTGAAGCTGTTTTGAAGTTTGTTGGTGAGATGAACAAGTGGGGGATGTCCAATTATTACTTTTGCACGAGCTGGAGGAACATGAAGTTGAATGAGGTTGATTTTTGGTGGGGGCGACCGGCGTGGATAGCCATTGCTGGGGACACTAATGAGCTGATGGCTAATGTTATTGTCTTGGTGGATAGTGTCATGGGGGATGGAATTGAGGCTTGGATTCTTTTAGATGAACAAGAAATGGAAATCTTAGAACAAAATCCTCAATTTCTCGAGTTTGCGTTGTTGAATCCGAGTATACATTTATCGGATGAAGATTGA